The Fusarium poae strain DAOMC 252244 chromosome 2, whole genome shotgun sequence nucleotide sequence AATCATCGAAGGTCAGAGAAAAAAATGTATCAAAATTCCGACGACTTACATCTTGCTTCAGATGGTCAAGTTCTACCTCAGACAAGTCCAGTCCAAAGTCGCGTGGCATTTTTTCGCGACGAAGAATATACAGTAAGCAGGAATAAGGTACGCGGCACGGAGCAGCTGTGTTCGTTAAGTACCTGGATAGGGCTTCATGGCAAAATTGCATGGATCGACGGGTAACGCAGGGGTATATCAGGTTCAATTGGCTGGGGACTTTTGCTGTAGTTACATTCACTATCAATAATAGGCAAGTCAAAGGGCAAATGATGTGGGTTTTCAGATCCTATTGCTATAGACCTACAATTCTACCAGCTCATGGCCAATGATTGACAATGCAATTATGGGGGACTCCTATATCgtctcagggtatcagaaaaattggccgccgGCAATACagaagacgaaattagtgggtcaCTTATGATTCTTAGACTATGGCTcctagactatttatttttgtaacctaagacttaggaaaTAGCCTGCCATAAAACTCGAGCTATGGACCAACCTTATATAGTAGTACCCGTGCCAAGCTTTCCATCAGTCTTCCAATAGACGTTGTAGTTGAAGCCTTGAGCATCGTAAAATGGTCCCAACTCGACTTGCTCAGTACCAGCCTTCGCTTCAAACATCAGACCATCTTTGCCCTGTCTCTTAATACTAGCGAGGTCGATAGTAGGCATAGAGGTGACGGAAGAGTCACCATAGTTGGCAGCCAGAATAACAGGACCAAATGCAATAGCCGACACGTTGGGATTGTCATTCGCAGCAATCGTACGTAAGCTCATGGGGAGTTTCACCGTCACCTCGTCACCGGACTTCCAGTTTCGCTTCACAAGGGCGTATTTTCCTGGCTCGACATCCACATCGACGGTTTGTCCGTTGACTCTGATAGAGGCTTTGGAAGTCCAAGATGGGATCCTCACTGCTAAAGTCCAAATGCCAGCCTTGCCACCAATCTGTAGAGTGGAAGAGTCCGTTTGAGGATACTCGGTCGTTTGAGTAATCGACACTTGACGTTGCGACCATTTAAGCTTCGAAGGCGTGAACAGGTTGACGTATAGAGTATCCTTGGTATGGAAGTAAATAGAGTCCATAAGCTTGGTGTTCGTCTCGATACCAGAGCCCTGGCAGCACCAGAAAGAATCGTAGTCGGTGCTCCATGTACCTCCGCCCCAAGCAGGACCGATTCCTCGACGGCCACCAGGGTTCAGAGGCGTGAAGTAGGTAACGTGGCCATGGTTGTCTTTAGGGTTCTGCTGACCGAGAAGATGGTTCATCAAAGCATTCTCGTAAAAGTCAAAGTATGATGCGTCGCTTGGGTCCAAGGACCACAGCTCGCGGGTCAATTTGAGCATGTTGTACGTGTTGCAGGCTTCGCAGGTATCGTTTGTCAAGTGCTTAGCGATAGCATCTGGCTGGCGGAAGTGCTCGGCTTGACTATTGCCACCAATAGCGTAGGTGTGTTTGTGAACAGTCAAGTCCCAGGCGTTACGGCCGATATCGAGGTACTTCTTGTCACCAGAGACCTTGTACTCGCGAAGGGCTCCGATCCACTTCGGTACCTGGGTGTTGGCATGAAGACCGGATAGTTTGTCGACATTGTTCTGAAGAGGGTCAAAGATGGTAGCATGGTCGAAGCGTTGAGCGACCTTGAGCCATTTGTTGT carries:
- a CDS encoding hypothetical protein (SECRETED:SignalP(1-22)~CAZy:GH146~CAZy:GH127), yielding MILFKATALVTGFISLALPTYGQTPKVDDLANAFELSEVSLTDSRWMDNQDRTVNYLLSIEPDRLLYVFRKNHGLDTKGATKNGGWDSPDFPFRSHIQGHFLTAWSHCYATLGNKDCGSRASYFVRELAKCQANNAKASFTKGYLSGFPESEIEKVENRTLNNGNVPYYAIHKTLAGLLDVYRRVGVNEAKDVMLSLASWVDARTGKLTYAQMQEMMRTEFGGMNEVLADIAYYTKDNKWLKVAQRFDHATIFDPLQNNVDKLSGLHANTQVPKWIGALREYKVSGDKKYLDIGRNAWDLTVHKHTYAIGGNSQAEHFRQPDAIAKHLTNDTCEACNTYNMLKLTRELWSLDPSDASYFDFYENALMNHLLGQQNPKDNHGHVTYFTPLNPGGRRGIGPAWGGGTWSTDYDSFWCCQGSGIETNTKLMDSIYFHTKDTLYVNLFTPSKLKWSQRQVSITQTTEYPQTDSSTLQIGGKAGIWTLAVRIPSWTSKASIRVNGQTVDVDVEPGKYALVKRNWKSGDEVTVKLPMSLRTIAANDNPNVSAIAFGPVILAANYGDSSVTSMPTIDLASIKRQGKDGLMFEAKAGTEQVELGPFYDAQGFNYNVYWKTDGKLGTGTTI